The Seriola aureovittata isolate HTS-2021-v1 ecotype China chromosome 3, ASM2101889v1, whole genome shotgun sequence genome includes a region encoding these proteins:
- the zgc:66455 gene encoding uncharacterized protein zgc:66455, whose amino-acid sequence MAVQHGGLHGRYVNREEENEPPDGHGGGGGAFFALRSCHRLLHGDDSGEFFSPDYLCSNPSLWCNWTVQVDPGKRIHLHLEDLTPDDACHLKQDEIHVDDPAARSGGHKVLQKCWREAKYTSSSDTLQVVLLIGGWPHLPYRGFYGRYHAFGPPVMYNPQDVSESEPGLAPELDGEQMESDSSEHPPTAHSDVFDYYDSAMTAELPWGPEGPEEAADTDAEFGENLHPASGNYSHVNPSLTEPTVPSSTQGTSRWGRGVSHTPSGLSDSDVHPESPQQQLQEDDHQNHELKPTDRSDRSGAAVRRNVEEASVRPEDERDEQNRSEEVKPAAGSDGENRTEVGEASDQRPSSSEGPEPGETEQTHPHPNMVEPLSDHRGNLNVKNHSEIPHLPGDHLFEAAVEVNFSQDFEEPWDNLARSLLLSVKASISEQLEALHTPLSMSSKRIKRLNAGVLYILWLQIGQGLGSQQVHRAVHAAMQGLIATSVGLRGTHRKAVIVSVSTADVNECGTQLVLCDVNADCVNQFGSYSCRCRPGFLDQSRLGSGGTVCMDVAAAGCGSGLSAETKGIYVLFFLLSSFILMLLAAAGALYRRHHRGMFLVRCHSSSSVSPPDPNNNQHHHHDGYSSPHDADLPPPPPPARGPREGWPQVKERCPAMDLPLLRFSPLLPPDGYLEPREGGKM is encoded by the exons GCGGAGCTGCCACCGGCTGCTGCATGGCGATGACAGCGGCGAGTTCTTCTCCCCGGACTACCTGTGCTCCAACCCGTCTCTGTGGTGCAACTGGACCGTCCAGGTGGATCCCGGCAAGAGGATCCACCTCCACCTGGAGGACTTGACCCCCGATGACGCCTGCCACCTCAAACAGGACGAGATCCACGTGGACGACCCCGCCGCCCGCTCCGGGGGTCACAAGGTCCTGCAGAAGTGCTGGCGCGAGGCCAAGTACACTTCCTCCTCCGACACTCTGCAGGTGGTGCTGCTGATTGGCGGCTGGCCCCACCTGCCCTACAGGGGCTTCTACGGCCGCTACCATGCGTTTGGACCGCCGGTGATGTACAACCCTCAGGACGTCTCCGAGTCAGAACCAGGTCTCGCACCAGAACTGGACGGAGAACAGATGGAGTCCGATTCATCAGAGCATCCACCAACAGCACATTCTGATGTGTTTGATTATTATGATTCAGCCATGACTGCTGAGCTGCCCTGGGGCCCCGAGGGGCCCGAGGAGGCGGCGGACACAGACGCTGAG TTTGGTGAGAACCTCCATCCAGCCTCGGGGAACTACAGTCATGTAAACCCGTCCTTGACCGAACCCACAGTGCCATCATCCACCCAGGGGACCTCCCGATGGGGAAGAGGTGTCTCTCACACCCCTTCAGGTCTCTCGGACTCAGACGTCCACCCTGAgtctccacagcagcagctacaggaaGACGACCATCAAAACCATGAGCTCAAACCCACTGATCGCTCTGATCGATCCGGAGCAGCCGTACGACGGAACGTGGAGGAAGCGTCCGTCCGTccagaggatgagagagatgaACAGAACCGGTCCGAGGAGGTAAAACCTGCCGCTGGTTCAGACGGGGAGAACAGGACAGAGGTCGGTGAGGCCTCAGACCAGCGACCCTCCTCCTCTGAAGGCCCAGAACCAGGGGAGACCGAACAGACTCATCCTCACCCCAACATGGTGGAGCCGCTGTCGGACCACAGAGGGAACC tcaATGTTAAGAATCACTCTGAAATCCCACATCTCCCTGGAG ATCACCTGTTTGAGGCGGCTGTTGAGGTGAACTTCAGTCAGGATTTCGAGGAGCCCTGGGACAACCTGGCCaggtcactgctgctgtcagtcaagGCTTCG ATCAGCGAGCAGCTGGAGGCTCTGCACACACCACTGTCCATGTCGTCTAAAAGAATAAAGAG GCTGAATGCAGGAGTGCTGTACATCCTGTGGCTGCAGATCGGACAGGGGCTCGGGAGTCAGCAGGTGCACAGGGCCGTCCACGCCGCCATGCAGGGCCTCATCGCCACGTCTGTGGGCCTCAGAGGAACCCACAGGAAGGCCGTCATCGTCTCCGTGTCGACCGCAG atgtaAACGAGTGTGGGACCCAGCTGGTGCTGTGTGATGTGAACGCAGACTGTGTGAACCAGTTCGGCTCGTACTCGTGTCGCTGCAGGCCGGGCTTCCTGGACCAGTCCCGTCTGGGATCAGGAGGAACCGTGTGTATGGACGTGGCGGCCGCAG GTTGCGGCTCAGGCCTGTCGGCTGAGACTAAAGGCATCTACGTGCTTTTCTTCCTGCTCAGCTCCTTCATCCTGATGCTGCTGGCGGCGGCCGGCGCGCTGTACCGCCGCCACCACCGGGGGATGTTCCTGGTCCGttgccacagcagcagcagcgtctctCCTCCTGACCCCAACAACAACCAGCACCATCATCACGACGGCTACTCCAGCCCCCATGACGCCGACCTGCCCCCACCACCCCCGCCCGCCCGGGGCCCCAGAGAGGGCTGGCCCCAGGTGAAGGAGCGCTGCCCGGCCATGGACCTGCCGCTGCTTCGCTTCAGCCCTCTGCTGCCGCCGGACGGCTACCTGGAGCCACGGGAGGGAGGGAAGATGTGA